The Fictibacillus arsenicus genome contains a region encoding:
- a CDS encoding MBL fold metallo-hydrolase has protein sequence MKLTVLGYWGGYPGAGEATSGYLLQSEGFNLLVDCGSGVLSQLQKYIKPEELDAVVISHYHADHVADIGVLQYSRLIQSFLQEGIKTLPIYGHNEDEAGLLSLTHLQHTKGIAYDPSGELKVGPFTITFQLTKHAAVCYAMRITDGKDTIVYTADTALIPELVPFSHNADLLIAECNFYKGMDGSGPGHMTSEDCGKLAHQSEARQLLLTHLPHFGQLSQLVTEAKEVYNNKVELASSGWTWGA, from the coding sequence ATGAAACTTACTGTTTTAGGCTACTGGGGCGGATATCCTGGTGCAGGGGAAGCAACATCAGGCTATCTTTTACAAAGTGAAGGTTTTAACCTTCTTGTGGATTGCGGAAGCGGCGTGCTTTCCCAGTTGCAAAAGTACATAAAACCAGAAGAGTTGGATGCAGTGGTTATTTCTCATTATCATGCTGACCATGTGGCGGATATTGGAGTACTTCAATATAGCAGGCTCATTCAGTCTTTTTTGCAAGAAGGGATTAAGACGCTTCCGATCTATGGCCATAACGAAGATGAAGCTGGATTGCTTTCTTTGACTCATCTTCAGCATACAAAAGGAATCGCTTATGATCCTTCTGGTGAATTAAAAGTGGGTCCGTTTACGATTACATTTCAGCTGACGAAGCATGCAGCCGTTTGTTATGCGATGCGTATAACAGATGGGAAAGATACGATAGTCTATACAGCGGATACTGCACTTATTCCTGAACTGGTACCTTTCAGCCATAATGCTGATCTTCTTATTGCTGAATGCAACTTTTATAAGGGAATGGATGGAAGCGGTCCTGGTCATATGACTTCTGAAGATTGCGGTAAGCTTGCTCATCAATCAGAAGCCCGACAGCTGCTGCTCACACATCTTCCTCATTTTGGTCAGTTATCACAGCTTGTCACAGAGGCAAAAGAGGTGTATAACAATAAAGTGGAGCTTGCCTCATCCGGCTGGACGTGGGGAGCTTAA
- the paaA gene encoding 1,2-phenylacetyl-CoA epoxidase subunit PaaA, with translation MTVGVSFNQLSEEEKMQHFLDRINAGEKIEPDDWMPDDYRLQLIRLISMHGISEIMGALPEKEWVPKAPSLHRKLAIMAKVQDEMGHGQLLLRVAEDLMAPLGKTRHDIMEDLFSGKLKFHNVFHMDAPTWGDAGIIAWLVDGAAIISQSMMLDSSYGPYARALKRICAEEVFHAQHGESIILAMAEGSPEQRQMLQDALNRWWESLIMFFGPKSAKETGNSNADKNIMYKIRTKTNEDLRQEFFIKYIPRIWSLGLTIPDDTIRFDEETQMWIYKDADWSKFKQIVSGNGPQSQNRLDLRRRSYKNNEWVREALAAKKAI, from the coding sequence ATGACAGTTGGTGTGAGCTTTAATCAACTTAGTGAAGAAGAAAAGATGCAGCATTTCTTAGATCGTATCAATGCTGGCGAAAAGATTGAACCCGATGACTGGATGCCCGATGATTATCGTCTGCAGCTGATTCGTTTGATTTCAATGCATGGGATTTCGGAAATTATGGGAGCGCTTCCAGAGAAAGAATGGGTACCTAAAGCACCTTCCTTGCACCGCAAGCTTGCAATCATGGCTAAGGTACAGGACGAAATGGGTCATGGCCAATTGCTGCTTCGTGTAGCAGAAGACTTGATGGCTCCGCTAGGAAAGACACGCCATGATATCATGGAAGACCTTTTTTCAGGGAAACTGAAGTTCCATAACGTTTTCCATATGGATGCTCCTACTTGGGGAGACGCTGGAATCATTGCATGGCTTGTAGATGGAGCTGCAATCATCTCTCAAAGTATGATGCTTGATTCTTCTTATGGTCCGTACGCTCGAGCGCTAAAGCGTATTTGTGCAGAAGAAGTATTCCACGCACAGCATGGAGAGAGCATTATTTTAGCGATGGCAGAAGGTTCTCCTGAACAGCGCCAGATGCTGCAGGATGCTCTTAACCGCTGGTGGGAATCACTTATCATGTTCTTCGGACCGAAATCGGCTAAAGAAACGGGCAACTCTAATGCGGATAAGAACATTATGTACAAAATCCGTACAAAAACGAATGAAGATCTAAGGCAAGAATTCTTTATAAAATACATTCCGCGTATTTGGTCGCTCGGACTAACGATTCCGGATGATACGATCCGTTTTGATGAAGAAACACAAATGTGGATCTATAAGGATGCTGATTGGAGCAAGTTTAAGCAGATCGTTTCCGGAAACGGGCCACAATCTCAAAATCGCTTAGACCTTCGCCGCCGCTCATACAAAAATAACGAGTGGGTACGCGAGGCATTGGCTGCTAAAAAAGCGATCTAA
- a CDS encoding phenylacetate--CoA ligase family protein, whose product MILHPNVECMNGDEKQEFQLHRLKQTVQTVYENVPFYKNAFDEKEIHPSSINSLEDLQKLPFTVKKNLRDHYPFGLFAVPQDHLVRLHASSGTSGKPTVVGYTEGDIERWSDMVARSIAIAGGEPGNVLHNAYGYGLFTGGLGLHNGSERLGMVTVPVSGGNTERQILLIEDFKPQVICGTPSYILTIAEKMEELGKDPRETSLQYGIFGAEPWSEEMRATLEEKLGIKAMDIYGLSEVMGPGVAMECHEAQNGLHIMDDHFIAEIINPDTLEPMPDGEYGELVFTSLTKEAFPIIRYRTGDIASLDRTPCSCGRTSVRMSRVKGRIDDMIIVRGVNVFPSEIENCLLANEDIVPHYQVHIQTEGFREHIELHVEMSEKLYAITNGDEAHSATELLKQTISKKIKDTCLVTMKIKVFPPKTIPRSEGKAIRVVRHSQKKMGV is encoded by the coding sequence ATGATTCTTCATCCTAATGTGGAGTGCATGAATGGAGATGAGAAACAAGAGTTTCAGCTTCACCGTTTAAAGCAGACAGTACAAACAGTTTACGAAAATGTGCCCTTTTACAAAAATGCATTTGACGAAAAAGAAATTCATCCATCATCAATAAACTCACTGGAAGATTTGCAAAAGCTCCCGTTCACTGTAAAAAAGAATCTCCGTGATCACTATCCATTCGGACTTTTTGCGGTTCCGCAAGACCATCTAGTCCGGCTTCACGCATCCTCTGGTACAAGCGGGAAACCTACCGTTGTCGGTTATACAGAAGGTGACATTGAAAGATGGAGTGACATGGTAGCGCGGTCTATAGCAATAGCGGGCGGTGAGCCGGGCAATGTCCTGCACAACGCTTATGGATATGGACTTTTTACTGGCGGACTAGGTCTTCATAACGGATCAGAACGGCTGGGGATGGTTACGGTTCCTGTATCTGGAGGTAACACAGAGCGTCAGATTTTACTTATTGAAGATTTCAAACCGCAAGTGATTTGCGGAACACCATCCTACATTTTAACCATTGCGGAAAAGATGGAAGAGCTCGGAAAAGATCCAAGAGAAACTTCACTTCAATACGGTATATTTGGTGCGGAGCCTTGGTCGGAAGAGATGCGGGCAACGCTCGAAGAAAAGCTCGGAATCAAGGCTATGGATATTTACGGGCTCAGCGAAGTGATGGGGCCTGGAGTAGCGATGGAGTGTCACGAAGCACAGAACGGATTGCATATTATGGATGACCACTTTATAGCTGAAATTATTAATCCGGATACGCTCGAACCAATGCCGGACGGAGAATATGGGGAACTTGTTTTTACGAGCTTAACGAAAGAAGCTTTTCCGATCATCCGCTATCGTACAGGTGATATCGCTTCGCTTGACCGTACACCTTGCAGCTGTGGCAGGACTTCGGTCCGGATGAGCAGGGTGAAGGGGCGGATCGACGATATGATCATTGTCAGAGGGGTTAATGTTTTCCCTTCAGAGATCGAGAATTGCCTGCTTGCCAATGAGGATATCGTCCCTCATTACCAGGTGCATATACAGACAGAAGGATTCAGGGAGCACATCGAACTTCATGTGGAGATGAGTGAAAAACTTTATGCAATAACGAACGGTGATGAAGCACATTCCGCAACAGAGCTGCTTAAACAAACCATCTCTAAAAAAATTAAAGATACTTGCCTTGTAACAATGAAGATAAAAGTGTTTCCGCCAAAAACTATTCCGCGTTCAGAAGGAAAGGCGATCAGAGTTGTGAGGCACTCTCAGAAAAAAATGGGTGTTTAA
- a CDS encoding lipoate--protein ligase — protein sequence MLFIDNENITDPRVNLAIEEFALKHLDINETYLLFYINEPSIIIGKNQNTVEEINAEYVRDQGIHVVRRLSGGGAVYHDLGNLNFSFITKDDGNSFHDFKKFTDPVVKALKKLGVNAELSGRNDILAEGKKISGNAQFSTKGRMFSHGTLLFDSEIENVVSALNVRMDKIESKGIKSIRSRVTNIREHLNEDMTMKEFKEILLTYLFEEFDSIPKYELTESDWAEIRKISRERYANWDWNYGKSPKFNVELSNRFAAGSIDIRLHIVKGIIQESKIFGDFFGVGDVSDIENKLNGVRYDREEIEKVLEDIDLKHYFGNVSRQEFLDLLY from the coding sequence ATGCTTTTTATTGATAATGAAAATATTACAGACCCAAGAGTGAATTTGGCGATAGAAGAATTCGCTTTGAAGCATTTGGACATCAATGAAACGTATTTGCTTTTTTATATAAATGAACCATCCATCATCATCGGCAAGAACCAGAATACGGTTGAAGAGATAAACGCAGAGTACGTGCGTGATCAGGGGATTCATGTAGTACGCCGTTTATCTGGAGGCGGAGCTGTGTATCACGACCTTGGTAACTTGAACTTCAGCTTCATCACAAAGGATGATGGAAACTCTTTTCATGATTTTAAAAAGTTCACTGATCCAGTAGTAAAAGCCTTGAAAAAGCTTGGTGTGAACGCTGAATTAAGCGGACGGAACGATATCTTGGCTGAAGGCAAGAAGATATCGGGCAATGCGCAGTTCTCAACAAAAGGGCGTATGTTCAGCCATGGAACTTTATTGTTTGATTCTGAGATTGAAAATGTAGTATCAGCTTTAAACGTCCGCATGGACAAGATTGAATCTAAAGGGATCAAGTCCATCCGAAGCCGTGTTACGAATATTCGTGAGCACTTGAATGAAGACATGACAATGAAAGAATTTAAAGAAATACTTCTTACTTACTTGTTTGAAGAGTTCGATTCGATTCCAAAATACGAGTTAACAGAAAGTGACTGGGCTGAGATCCGCAAAATCTCCAGAGAGCGTTATGCGAACTGGGATTGGAACTACGGTAAGTCGCCAAAGTTTAACGTTGAATTATCTAATCGTTTTGCAGCAGGCTCAATTGATATCCGCCTTCACATCGTAAAAGGAATTATCCAAGAAAGTAAGATTTTTGGAGACTTCTTCGGTGTAGGAGATGTATCAGATATCGAGAATAAGCTGAACGGTGTGCGTTACGATCGCGAAGAAATTGAAAAAGTTCTGGAAGATATCGATTTGAAACACTATTTTGGTAATGTTTCCCGTCAGGAATTTCTGGATCTTCTGTATTAA